Within the Methanomicrobium sp. W14 genome, the region ACGATGTTGATGAACTAGTTGAGTACCTTTGTGTGGTTGCAGGTGAATTTCTTTCAAAGAATGATGAGGGGAGGAAAAAATATTATTATTCAGTAAGAAACGAATTCAACCGCACGAAACCTTCCATAAATTTCGGCAGGTATGGAAGACCGTGGATAGAGCGTGCAGGACAGCTCATATTTCTGAATAAAACCTGTTTTAACGGTTTGTTTCGTGTCAACTCAAAAGGAGAGTTCAATGTTCCGTTCGGACGTTATAAAAACCCTAAAATTGTTTATCCGGAGTTATTGAAGGCTGATTCCGATCTTCTTCAAAATACCGTTATACACCTTGGGGATTTTGAATTTTCGGCCGGGTACATCGACAGCCATGCCTTTGTTTACTTTGATCCGCCTTACAGGCCTCTTAATTCGTCGTCATCCTTTACAGGTTATTCAAGTGACGGTTTTGACGATAAATGCCAGAGGCGTCTTGCTAAATTTTATAATCAGTGCGACATGAAAAATGCGAAACTTATGCTCAGCAATTCTGACCCGAAAAACATCAGTCCTGATGACAATTATTTTGATGACATGTACAGGAGGTTTAAAATTGAACGCCTCAGTGCAAGGCGCAACATAAATTCCGATGCGAGCAAAAGGGGAGATATAAACGAGATCCTTGTAATGAATTACGATTACTAAAAAAACCATTTTTCGTGACCTTTTCTGTAGATGCTGCACGGAATTTCGGTTTGTCCTTTTAATGTTTTTTGCATATGAAACACGTTTTTTCCGGAATTTTGATTGAATTAGGGTTTAAGTTTAAAAAATTCTGGTTAATGTACAGGCTTCAATAGATATGAAGAAGAATATTTATATCCGTGGTATCCGTGTCATGGCAGTCTGCAATGAGGGCAGAACTTTTAAAATCAGAAGTCTCTGATGCATTTTTGGACGAAAAAAGAATCAGACCCGGTACAAATTTTTATTTTGCAAAATCACCTGACAGGACATCTTTAATATTTTCGTATCCGGTATTTGTAAAATGCCGCCTTCTGGAAGACTTTCCCGAAGCAAAGGAAGGGTACGACGGGGCGGTGGCCGGGCTTATAGAGTCAATAAAAGATAAATGCCGCGAAATTTCTGCTCTTCACCCGCTTGGAGGGCTTGATACCGGGTGTCCCGGTAATTATTCACCTAATATAGAACCTGTGACGTTCTGCAGGGTCTCTTCCGGCACCGGGCAGATGCTCTGGAAGGCCGGGCCTGACAATTATATGAACGATGACGGAATTTTTCTTACACTTTGCGGAGCTGTTCCATACCCTGGTGACCCTGTCTGTGGAAATGTCCGTCGTGCAGGTGAAATTTTTTCATCACTTCTTGAGTCTGTTGCAGAATTGTCATTCAGATTCAGCAGAAAAAGCGCAGAAGCTGGAGCAATGTGCTCTCTTGACCAGAAGCTTTTAAGAAAAAATCTCAGTTTGGCAGGTCTTGTTTCGTTTATTGCGGACAACACTCTTCCTGCAAGGACATACACAAGACACAGGGGTTACTTCAGGATTGCAGGACCTGGCAAAAGCAGTAATGTTCCTTTTGTCTGTCCTTTGGAGCTTGAACCTGTGGAAATGGAGCTTATGGCTTCCGGGGGATCCGTTACCGGTCTTGGAATCAGGAAAAAGGAGGTTTTTGCTGTTACAGGATCAAATGCTGAAGGAAAGTCGACTTTTCTTCAGACTGTCCGGTCGGGCTGCGACGACCACCTCCCCGGTGACGGGAGGGAGCAGGTTGTGACTTCAGGAAGTGTCATGACAGCGGAATCTTGTGAATCTGATATATCAGGCTCTGATATAAGCATGTTCTTTTCGGCCCTCCCGCCCGGTGCTTCAGGAAGCCCCAAATGTGTGTTCGGCAGTGGCAGCGGTTCTATGGGTATGGCTGCACAGTTTTCGGAGGCTGTAAGGAAAAAAGCACAGGTGATTGTTGTCGACGAGGACAAATCGGCGACAAATCTTCTTGTTCCGAACTGTATGCAGGGTATGAACGTAACACCCCTGTCTTTAATATGCCGTAAACACAGGGAAAAGCTTGGTGGGTCTTCCGTGGTTTTTGCTGCAGCCACAATGGATATTCTTGTTTCGGAGGCGGACAGAATTATGGAATTCAGGGATCATACTGCATTCGGGATAAAAAGGGATGACTTCAGAAAAAAGCTTAGACAATACCTTGAATCTGTGATAAAAGGTCTTCAGTAAGTTTATCTGCACTTTTATCTATCTGAGGCATTTATTGTTGCATCAGTGGAAGTTTGATGTTTCAAAATTATTTCAGTCCGCATTTTTTTGCGGCGGATTAAAAAAGAGATTATTTTCTTGTTTTTAAGGCAAGTAATATTATTCCTATTACAATAATGCCTTCGAATATCATGATAATTGTAGTGAACGGGCTGTCCTTTAAAAAGGAGTTTATCGGGTCAGAAGTTTCTGTTGCAGTACTTTCAGGCTCATCCCGGTTGTTCTGTAGTCCTGGTGCATATGCTGAACCTGTTTCCGGTATATATACACTGTTGTTGTTACGGATTTCAAGTCCGGCTGAAGCATCTGCTTTATTGTCGTAATCACTTACCTTTACACTGTAATTTCCCACGCCAAGGTTTGATGATGACACATTTGTTGACCATGTATTGTAAGGCCTGGATTCTGATACCGGTATAATTGATGTTAACGTTCTGTTAGCTTTGTTCTCATCATAATTTTGCATTTTAACAACTACCCATGTGCCTTTGTCAAGGTTGGTTGTTCCTGAAATGTTTATCTGCCGGCCTAAACCGGCGTCTGGAATCTTTCCGTTGTCTGTGCCTGAAAACCTGATCCAGGGCTCTTCGAGAAGCATTACGAACTGCTGGTACGGGTTTTCGTCCTCGTTTGCCTTTAATAATCCTCCTGACGAGGAGGGAGCTGTCTGGTTAAGTTTTTCCTCTATTTCTGACAGTTCATCCTTTGTGCCCATAATGGCGTAGATGTAGTATCTCCCTGAAATTATGTTCATAGTTTCATTTGACGACAACAGTTCATTGTCCCAGACAATGAAACCGCTTGTACTGGTTTTTGGTTTCACATACTTTTTGAATGTGTATTCGCCGTATTCATCCGATCTTGAAATAAGAACCAGAATATCTTTTCCTTTCTGGCCCTGGCCGTCTATTTTAAGTGAATCCCCTTTGGTAATTCTTCCTCCTCTTGAGGACAGGTCAGGTTCAAGAGTAAGATCTATACCAAAACCGGGCGTTAAATATGAGTTCTGCTCATAAAATTCGTCTTCGTCTGATTTTTCCGGTGAAGCGTTTTCTTCTGTGCTGTTCTGGCCAGTAAGCTCAATTTTGAAAACATCGGCGGAAGTGTAGGTTACATGGGCAAGTTTTACTATTCTGTTTTCTTCATCGCCTTCAATCCATGCCCTGAATATGTAGTCGCCAGGGGGTGTATCGCTAAGGCTCATCCTGGATGTCCATTTTTTCTTTGAATCAGGTTTGAGTGTAAATTCTATGGACTTTGAGCCTGAACTGCCTTTTATAAAGGTTCCGTTCTCATCGTAGCAGTCGGTAGAGTGAAAGTCCTCGTATACGGTTACTTCTTCGGTTTTGGGGTAAGTCCCTGTTATCTGAAGTCTTTCATTCCATATTGTCTGGTCGGTTACGGGGTCTATTGAGGCGCCTGTGTCTGTTTTGGCAGAGGCCGGCATGCAGAATATTGCTGAAATAATCAAAAAAAATGCAAAACAGAGAAATCCTGCCTTTTGGCATTTAAAATACCGGACTTTATTTCCTGCATCTGAGTGATTCAGCCTTCCAGGACGCAATTGATGGTGTTTTTTTATTGATATTTTATTTTTCATTTCTGATAACCCCCGCGGGCAGTATTTGTCTGACTTTTTTTGCTCATGCGGGTGTATTCCGTATTTTTTTTAATCCAGAAGTTTTTCTGATTTTGCTGTGTGTTTCTGTATTATTCCGCACCATAATATTTTTTCCGGGCAGTAATTGTTTTTCAGGTTCCCGGATGGTTCAGGCTTTAAGGCACGGGGCTTTTATACTGCCATTTCTGATTTTTGTTATGATGCCCTTTCTGACTATTTCTTGAAGTCCTTTATGTAAATGATTTCTGTGAGATGTCTGAAACCTTTGTTGCATCTAATGCTTCCGGATTTATGCTTTTAAGCAATCCGCATACCAGTAAATTTTTTTGAACTTTAAATGTAATATTAAGGTTTTCTGCTGCATTATGCTTTCGTCAGTTTTTCGTTTTATATTTGTCACAGAAAATTGATATAATATGATATGTAAATTTAAAAAAGGTTGGATTGTGGTGAGACAGGAGTTTAAACTGATTTCCGGCGTTCTGCTGATGGTTGTATTTTTGATATCCTTTTATACTGCATCAGCATCTTCTGTTGAGTACTCCGTCCAGAGCTGGGAAAACTCCCCTCCGGTGGGAGATTCTCTGGCGCCTGACCCCCTTGAGCTGTGGCAGGTTTCACCTCTTATGCTTGCCGCGGTAATGCTTGTTGCGATATCCCCGTCTCTGGTTGTCCCGGCACAGATTATCCTTACCGGCCTTGGTTTAACGATGCTCAATTTCAGGCGCGTGAATAATAAAGCAGTTCTTGACAATGAGTTGCGTGGAAGCATATACAGTTTTATCGTGGAAAATCCCGGGGTATGTTTTACCGGAATAGAAAAAGAGGTTGGTGTCAACAAAGGTACTCTTGAGTATCATCTTGGAATGCTTCGTCGCGGGCATAAAATATATGTATTCACGAAGAATAGGCGCAGTTTCTACTTTGAGAATTCCGGAAGATATTCAGCAGGTGAGATGGAAATGCTTTCGGTTATCAGAAACGATACCGAACGTGCAATATGCGGATATCTTTACGAGTGCCCGGGAGCGTCAAGAAACGACATTGTGTCATTTGCAAGGCTGACGTGTTCGACCGTATCGTGGCATATGAAAAGGCTTTGTGACTCCGGGGCCGTTTTCCCAACAAAAGACGGAAAATTCATAAGCTATCACCTGTCTTCTCCTGCAAAAAAAATAGTCGAGATGATATCCGACCAGTAGGAATCTGTTTTAAATCCTGTAATAAAAAATAATCTTTCCCGGATTCCAAAACCTTTTTGAAGTTAAATTTAGAAGCTGCCTATATTTTTCCTGATGGCGGGAGTGCTTTGAGGGGCAGCAGGTGTTTCTGCACTTTAATGTGCATTTCTTTTCGTGCAGGTTGTCCCTTTTTTCAGCCCATTTTACAAGAGGTATAACTGATAAACGCCGAGAAGGAGATTTGAACTCCCGAGGTGCAGAGCACCAGTGGCTTTCGAGGCCACCGCCTTTCCGGACTAGACTATCTCGGCAAAGTAAAGACAAAAAACGTAATGCCTTTTTTGCACACCGTTTTAAGCATACATATTGTGCTGTATTTACTGATAAAAATAACGTTGTGTTGTTCGGTTGCTTAAAACGATGTTATTGAAATCCGGGTGATGCCTGTCTGGCATTGGACATTTAAGGATTTATCGTCAGGTGTTTTCGTTTTTTTAAGCCTGGAGACTGGTCTCGCCTGAATAAA harbors:
- a CDS encoding P-loop domain-containing protein — protein: MRAELLKSEVSDAFLDEKRIRPGTNFYFAKSPDRTSLIFSYPVFVKCRLLEDFPEAKEGYDGAVAGLIESIKDKCREISALHPLGGLDTGCPGNYSPNIEPVTFCRVSSGTGQMLWKAGPDNYMNDDGIFLTLCGAVPYPGDPVCGNVRRAGEIFSSLLESVAELSFRFSRKSAEAGAMCSLDQKLLRKNLSLAGLVSFIADNTLPARTYTRHRGYFRIAGPGKSSNVPFVCPLELEPVEMELMASGGSVTGLGIRKKEVFAVTGSNAEGKSTFLQTVRSGCDDHLPGDGREQVVTSGSVMTAESCESDISGSDISMFFSALPPGASGSPKCVFGSGSGSMGMAAQFSEAVRKKAQVIVVDEDKSATNLLVPNCMQGMNVTPLSLICRKHREKLGGSSVVFAAATMDILVSEADRIMEFRDHTAFGIKRDDFRKKLRQYLESVIKGLQ
- a CDS encoding winged helix-turn-helix transcriptional regulator codes for the protein MVRQEFKLISGVLLMVVFLISFYTASASSVEYSVQSWENSPPVGDSLAPDPLELWQVSPLMLAAVMLVAISPSLVVPAQIILTGLGLTMLNFRRVNNKAVLDNELRGSIYSFIVENPGVCFTGIEKEVGVNKGTLEYHLGMLRRGHKIYVFTKNRRSFYFENSGRYSAGEMEMLSVIRNDTERAICGYLYECPGASRNDIVSFARLTCSTVSWHMKRLCDSGAVFPTKDGKFISYHLSSPAKKIVEMISDQ
- a CDS encoding Dam family site-specific DNA-(adenine-N6)-methyltransferase produces the protein MPGINEKPFLKWAGGKTQLLDEFTKRIPGELKNGEITAFVEPFVGGGAVYFHFNKLFNFDECHLFDVNSELVLVYNVIKNDVDELVEYLCVVAGEFLSKNDEGRKKYYYSVRNEFNRTKPSINFGRYGRPWIERAGQLIFLNKTCFNGLFRVNSKGEFNVPFGRYKNPKIVYPELLKADSDLLQNTVIHLGDFEFSAGYIDSHAFVYFDPPYRPLNSSSSFTGYSSDGFDDKCQRRLAKFYNQCDMKNAKLMLSNSDPKNISPDDNYFDDMYRRFKIERLSARRNINSDASKRGDINEILVMNYDY